From the Rhodoferax sp. WC2427 genome, one window contains:
- the serB gene encoding phosphoserine phosphatase SerB, with product MPIPQEISPGLVLQGITPPLRLADFKLIAFDMDSTLINIECVDEIADAAGRKAEVSAITEAAMRGEITDYKESLRQRVALLKGVSVASMEQVYSQRLQLNPGAAALVAACKAAGMQVLLVSGGFTFFTDRIRDLLHIDATRSNHLETENGLLTGRMVDQPWGDICDGDEKRKMLLETCAQMGIGPHQAIAMGDGANDLPMMGVAGLSVAYHAKPAVRAQAMVAINTGGLDRLLEILH from the coding sequence ATGCCTATCCCGCAAGAAATCTCCCCCGGCCTTGTCCTCCAAGGCATCACCCCCCCGCTGCGCCTGGCCGACTTCAAACTGATCGCCTTCGACATGGATTCGACCCTGATCAACATCGAATGCGTGGACGAAATAGCCGATGCTGCGGGCCGCAAGGCCGAGGTGTCGGCCATCACCGAAGCCGCCATGCGTGGCGAAATCACCGACTACAAAGAAAGCCTGCGCCAGCGCGTGGCCCTGCTCAAGGGCGTGAGCGTGGCCAGCATGGAACAGGTCTACAGCCAGCGTCTGCAACTCAACCCCGGCGCGGCGGCATTGGTGGCGGCCTGCAAGGCGGCGGGCATGCAAGTGTTGCTAGTTAGCGGCGGCTTTACATTTTTTACCGACCGGATTCGTGACTTATTGCACATAGATGCCACCCGCTCCAACCACCTGGAAACCGAAAACGGGCTGCTCACCGGCCGCATGGTCGACCAGCCCTGGGGCGATATTTGCGACGGTGACGAGAAGCGCAAGATGCTGCTGGAAACCTGCGCCCAGATGGGCATCGGGCCGCACCAGGCCATCGCCATGGGCGACGGCGCCAACGACCTGCCGATGATGGGCGTGGCAGGCCTGTCGGTGGCGTACCACGCCAAGCCTGCGGTGCGGGCCCAGGCGATGGTGGCCATCAATACCGGTGGCCTGGACCGCCTGTTGGAGATACTGCACTAA
- a CDS encoding PrkA family serine protein kinase, with protein MTIFTRYQGRFTAAQEEEMSVQEYLELCKRDPSAYASVAERMLMAIGEPALVDTRTDPRLSRIFANKVLKVYPSFKDLYGMEEVIEHIVSYFRHAAQGLEEKKQILYLLGPVGGGKSSLAEKLKALIEKVPFYAIKGSPVHESPLGLFNPSEDADLLESDYKIPRRYLGTIMSPWAVKRLQEFGGDITQFRVVKLRPSVLSQIAVSKTEPGDENNQDISALVGKIDIRKLETYSQDDPDAYSYSGGLCLSNRGILEFVEMFKAPIKVLHPLLTATQEGNYKGTEGFGAIPFDGLILAHSNEAEWQAFKNNRNNEAFLDRIYIVKVPYSLRVSDEIHIYEKLLENSSLSKAPCAPDTLRMLAQFSVLSRLKEPENSSSFSKMRVYDGENLKDTDPKAKSYQEYRDFAGVDEGMTGLSTRFAFKILSRVFNFDHREVAANPVHLMYVLEQQIEQEQYPPEVEEKYLRYIKEFLSPRYAEFIGKEIQTSYLESYSEYGQNIFDRYVVYADFWIQDQEYRDPNTGEMLDRSALNDELEKIEKPAGISNPKDFRNEVVNFVLRARARQDGHNPLWTSYEKLRAVIEKKMFSNTEELLPVISFNTKGSGEEQKKHQDFVNRMITKGYTEKQVRLLCEWYLRVRKSS; from the coding sequence ATGACCATTTTCACCCGCTACCAAGGCCGATTTACCGCGGCACAGGAAGAGGAGATGTCGGTTCAAGAGTACCTGGAGTTGTGTAAGCGGGACCCGTCGGCCTATGCCAGCGTGGCAGAACGCATGCTGATGGCGATCGGCGAGCCAGCGCTGGTAGACACCCGCACCGACCCGCGCCTGTCGCGCATCTTTGCCAACAAGGTGCTCAAGGTCTACCCCAGCTTCAAAGACCTGTATGGCATGGAAGAGGTGATCGAGCACATCGTGTCCTACTTCCGCCACGCAGCGCAGGGGCTGGAAGAAAAGAAGCAAATTCTGTATCTGTTGGGCCCGGTGGGCGGCGGCAAGTCGTCGCTGGCCGAAAAGCTCAAGGCGCTGATCGAAAAGGTGCCGTTCTACGCCATCAAGGGCTCGCCGGTGCACGAGTCGCCGCTGGGGTTGTTCAACCCCAGTGAGGATGCGGACCTGCTGGAGTCCGACTACAAAATCCCGCGCCGCTACCTGGGGACCATCATGAGCCCCTGGGCCGTCAAGCGGCTGCAGGAATTTGGCGGCGACATCACCCAGTTCCGGGTGGTCAAGCTACGGCCCTCGGTGCTGTCGCAGATTGCCGTGTCCAAGACCGAACCCGGCGACGAGAACAACCAGGACATCTCGGCCCTGGTCGGCAAGATCGACATCCGCAAGCTGGAAACCTATTCGCAGGACGACCCCGATGCCTATTCGTATTCGGGCGGGCTGTGCCTGTCGAACCGGGGCATTCTGGAGTTTGTGGAAATGTTCAAGGCCCCCATCAAGGTCTTGCACCCCCTGCTCACTGCCACCCAGGAGGGCAATTACAAGGGCACCGAAGGCTTTGGGGCGATTCCGTTCGACGGGCTGATCCTGGCGCACTCGAACGAGGCCGAATGGCAAGCCTTCAAGAACAACCGCAACAACGAGGCTTTCCTGGACCGCATCTACATCGTCAAGGTGCCCTACTCCTTGCGCGTGTCGGATGAAATCCACATCTATGAAAAGCTGCTGGAGAACTCGTCGCTGTCCAAAGCGCCCTGCGCGCCCGACACGCTGCGCATGCTGGCCCAGTTCTCGGTGCTGTCGCGCCTGAAAGAGCCCGAGAACAGCAGCAGCTTCTCGAAGATGCGGGTCTACGACGGCGAGAACCTCAAAGACACCGACCCCAAGGCCAAGAGCTACCAGGAGTACCGCGACTTTGCCGGGGTGGACGAGGGCATGACCGGCCTGTCGACCCGCTTTGCGTTCAAGATTTTGTCGCGGGTGTTCAACTTCGACCACCGCGAGGTGGCCGCCAACCCGGTGCACCTGATGTACGTGCTGGAGCAGCAGATCGAGCAAGAGCAGTACCCGCCCGAGGTGGAAGAAAAGTACCTGCGCTACATCAAGGAATTTTTGTCGCCGCGCTACGCCGAATTCATCGGCAAGGAAATCCAGACCTCTTACCTGGAGAGCTATTCCGAGTACGGGCAAAACATCTTTGACCGCTACGTGGTCTACGCCGACTTCTGGATCCAGGACCAGGAATACCGCGACCCCAACACCGGCGAAATGCTGGACCGCAGCGCGTTGAACGACGAGCTCGAAAAAATCGAGAAGCCCGCCGGCATCAGCAACCCCAAGGACTTCCGCAACGAGGTGGTCAACTTTGTGCTGCGCGCCCGTGCCCGGCAAGATGGCCACAACCCGCTGTGGACCTCCTACGAGAAGCTGCGTGCGGTGATCGAGAAGAAGATGTTCTCCAACACCGAAGAGCTGCTGCCGGTGATCTCGTTCAACACCAAGGGCAGCGGTGAAGAGCAGAAGAAGCACCAGGATTTTGTGAACCGCATGATCACCAAGGGCTACACCGAGAAGCAGGTGCGGCTGCTGTGCGAATGGTATTTGCGCGTCCGTAAGTCTTCATAA
- a CDS encoding YeaH/YhbH family protein: MTVRIVDRRFDSKHKSSVNRSRFIQRFKGQIRKAVSDAINKRGLKDLDNGEKIGISGRDIGEPQFEHGKGGVWETVRPGNDRFLRGDQVERPPSGGGKGSGKGQASQDGEGLDEFVFTLTRDEFLDIFFDELALPNLVKLQLARIEQYRRIRAGFVQTGVPTNINLSRTMRGAALRRIAIGGPYAAQLRALEAELMELLGTRPEGDPEVEQTRRDIAKLRAKIEAVPFVDTYDLRYNNRVRVPQPTTQAVMFCLLDVSGSMDEGRKNVAKRFFMLLYLFLTRNYERIEVVFIRHHTVATEVDEDDFFTSRESGGTVVSSALKLMHEIIVARYPSNAWNIYGAQASDGDNWHDDSPRCKALLEESILPLTQFFAYIEITDGPPQNLWEEYQKLAAGQQGKFAMQRIATVADIYPVFRELFKRRA, encoded by the coding sequence ATGACCGTGCGCATCGTAGACCGCCGATTTGACAGCAAGCACAAAAGCTCGGTCAACCGCAGCCGCTTCATCCAGCGCTTCAAGGGCCAGATCCGCAAGGCCGTGTCCGATGCGATCAACAAGCGCGGCCTCAAGGATCTGGACAACGGCGAGAAGATCGGCATTTCGGGCCGCGACATCGGCGAGCCGCAGTTCGAGCACGGCAAAGGCGGTGTCTGGGAAACGGTGCGCCCGGGCAACGACCGGTTCTTGCGTGGCGACCAGGTGGAGCGCCCGCCCAGCGGCGGCGGCAAGGGCAGCGGCAAGGGGCAGGCCAGCCAGGACGGCGAAGGGCTGGACGAGTTCGTCTTCACCCTCACCCGCGACGAGTTTCTGGACATCTTTTTCGACGAACTGGCCCTGCCCAACCTGGTCAAGCTGCAGCTCGCCCGTATCGAACAGTACCGCCGCATCCGCGCCGGTTTTGTGCAGACCGGCGTGCCCACCAATATCAACCTCAGCCGCACCATGCGCGGCGCGGCGCTGCGGCGCATCGCCATCGGCGGGCCATACGCGGCGCAGCTGCGGGCGCTGGAAGCCGAGCTGATGGAGCTGCTGGGCACCCGCCCCGAAGGGGACCCCGAGGTCGAGCAAACCCGCCGCGACATCGCCAAGCTGCGCGCCAAGATCGAGGCCGTGCCCTTTGTGGACACCTACGACCTGCGCTACAACAACCGGGTGCGCGTGCCCCAGCCGACCACCCAGGCGGTGATGTTCTGCCTGCTGGACGTGTCGGGCTCGATGGACGAGGGCCGCAAGAACGTGGCCAAGCGCTTCTTCATGCTGCTGTATTTGTTTTTGACGCGCAACTACGAGCGCATCGAAGTGGTGTTCATCCGCCACCACACGGTGGCCACCGAGGTGGACGAAGACGACTTCTTCACCTCGCGCGAGTCGGGCGGTACGGTGGTGTCGAGTGCCCTGAAGCTGATGCACGAGATCATCGTCGCCCGCTACCCCAGCAACGCCTGGAACATCTACGGGGCGCAGGCCTCGGACGGCGACAACTGGCACGACGACTCGCCCCGCTGCAAGGCCTTGCTGGAGGAATCCATCCTGCCGCTGACCCAGTTTTTTGCCTACATCGAAATCACCGACGGTCCGCCACAAAACCTGTGGGAGGAATACCAAAAGTTGGCAGCTGGCCAGCAAGGCAAGTTCGCCATGCAGCGCATCGCCACCGTGGCCGACATCTACCCCGTCTTCCGAGAGTTGTTCAAACGCAGGGCCTGA
- a CDS encoding SpoVR family protein, which produces MTKSKLLPTGSEWTFEAIEEYDQAIGEVARRYQLDGYPHLLEIISAEQMMDAYASIGMPVYYHHWSFGKHFLATENRYKRGQMGLAYEIVINSDPCIAYLMDENTLPMQALVIAHAAYGHNSFFKGNHLFKQWTSADAIVDYLVFARKYIAQCEERFGMEAVEQLLDACHALSNLGVDRYKRSPRLSLEKETTRIKERADYLQAQVNDLWRTLPPRAETEETREEKRFPLEAEENLLYFVEKNAPLLEPWQREVVRIVRKIGQYFYPQRQTQVMNEGWATYWHYTLLNTLYDEGRLGDGFMLEFLQSHTNVVYQPPYNSPHFSGINVYALGFAMWRDIRRICEEPTDEDRAWFPDIAGTPWRKAFDFAMHNFKDESFIAQYLSPKLMREFRLFSVLDDDSRKTLDIQSIHDDSGFRALRQQLSEQYDLGNREPNIQVWNVDLRGDRSLTLRHFAHQRRPLGDSSATVLKHMATLWGFNVRLERQNADGSVSLVAEHQSEKRRRSDVKKNP; this is translated from the coding sequence ATGACCAAGTCGAAACTCCTCCCCACCGGCTCCGAATGGACATTTGAGGCCATCGAAGAGTACGACCAGGCCATCGGGGAGGTCGCCCGCCGCTACCAGCTCGACGGCTACCCGCACCTGCTCGAAATCATCAGCGCCGAGCAGATGATGGACGCCTACGCCTCCATCGGCATGCCGGTCTACTACCACCACTGGTCCTTCGGCAAGCACTTTCTGGCCACTGAAAACCGCTACAAGCGCGGCCAGATGGGCCTGGCGTACGAGATCGTCATCAACTCCGACCCCTGCATCGCCTACCTGATGGACGAAAACACCCTGCCCATGCAGGCGCTGGTGATCGCCCACGCGGCCTATGGGCACAACTCGTTCTTCAAGGGTAACCACCTGTTCAAGCAGTGGACCAGCGCCGACGCCATCGTCGACTACCTGGTGTTCGCCCGCAAATACATCGCCCAGTGCGAAGAGCGCTTTGGCATGGAAGCAGTAGAGCAGCTGCTGGACGCCTGCCACGCCCTGAGCAACCTGGGTGTAGACCGCTACAAGCGCTCGCCCCGGCTGTCCCTGGAAAAAGAAACCACCCGCATCAAAGAGCGTGCCGACTACCTGCAAGCCCAGGTCAACGACCTGTGGCGCACCCTGCCGCCGCGCGCCGAGACCGAAGAAACCCGCGAAGAAAAGCGCTTCCCGCTGGAGGCCGAAGAAAACCTGCTGTACTTTGTGGAAAAAAACGCGCCCCTGCTGGAGCCCTGGCAGCGTGAGGTGGTGCGCATCGTGCGCAAGATCGGCCAGTACTTCTACCCCCAGCGCCAGACCCAGGTGATGAACGAAGGCTGGGCCACCTACTGGCACTACACCCTGCTCAACACCCTGTACGACGAAGGCCGCCTGGGCGACGGCTTCATGCTGGAGTTTTTACAGTCGCACACCAATGTGGTCTACCAGCCGCCCTACAACAGCCCGCATTTTTCGGGCATCAACGTGTATGCGCTGGGCTTTGCGATGTGGCGCGACATCCGCCGCATCTGCGAAGAGCCCACCGACGAAGACCGCGCCTGGTTCCCCGACATTGCGGGCACGCCGTGGCGCAAGGCTTTTGACTTTGCGATGCACAACTTCAAGGACGAAAGCTTCATCGCCCAGTACCTGAGCCCGAAGTTGATGCGGGAATTCCGCTTGTTCTCGGTGCTGGACGACGACAGCCGCAAAACCCTCGACATCCAGAGCATCCACGACGACAGTGGCTTTCGCGCCCTGCGCCAGCAATTGTCCGAACAGTACGACCTGGGCAACCGCGAGCCCAACATCCAGGTCTGGAACGTGGACCTGCGCGGCGACCGCTCGCTGACCTTGCGCCACTTCGCCCACCAGCGCCGCCCGCTGGGCGATTCCAGTGCCACCGTGCTCAAACACATGGCCACGCTGTGGGGCTTCAACGTGCGGCTGGAGCGGCAAAACGCCGACGGCAGCGTCTCGTTGGTGGCCGAGCACCAGAGCGAAAAACGCCGCCGCAGCGACGTCAAAAAGAACCCCTGA
- a CDS encoding CopG family transcriptional regulator, which yields MPSKAIASTSPAQPAVRSKLPDSEKITINLGFVDLGHIDLLVAESFYANRTDFIRTAIRNQLATHSDAVKQVVARKMLVLGLQHFSQADLLAVQAANQKLQIRVLGLACIAPDVSPELALATIDTLEVLGSLQASPEVKAALAHRLI from the coding sequence ATGCCCTCTAAAGCCATCGCCTCCACCAGCCCAGCGCAGCCTGCCGTCAGGTCCAAGTTACCCGACTCGGAAAAAATCACCATCAATCTCGGTTTCGTGGACCTGGGCCATATCGACCTGCTGGTCGCCGAGAGCTTTTACGCCAACCGCACCGACTTCATCCGCACGGCGATACGCAACCAGTTGGCCACGCACTCCGATGCGGTCAAGCAGGTCGTCGCCCGCAAGATGCTGGTGCTGGGCCTGCAGCATTTCAGCCAGGCCGACCTGCTGGCCGTGCAGGCCGCAAACCAAAAACTACAGATCCGCGTGTTGGGTCTGGCCTGTATTGCCCCCGACGTATCGCCCGAACTGGCACTGGCCACTATCGACACCCTGGAAGTGCTGGGATCTCTGCAAGCCAGCCCCGAAGTCAAAGCCGCCTTGGCCCACCGTTTGATCTAA
- a CDS encoding PHB depolymerase family esterase has product MSALFKKLIQEATRLTRHGSLQDATRAIQQALGRASAASKPPAASAWKNDSDTIDVVARPIPQPVSEPVRPLHTPLEPASNDGPGEFTEATFAHAGTTRSYKLYTPPHAIAQPAQPLPLVLMLHGCTQNPDDFATGTGMNALALAHGFVVVYPAQNQKANAQRCWNWFTPADQQRDTGEAAWLAALVHQVTQLRAIDPDRVYVAGLSAGGAMASILGHTHPDVFAAVGVHSGLACGVASNVIGALSVMKNGRTAAAATSKTSKLPTIVFHGDADKTVHPHNAEAVLQTAIGQATTTAQMSKGSAARGQSYTRTTYQTPNGSSIAENWTLHGAGHAWSGGSAKGSYTDPLGPDASAEMWRFFAEHPRKPVH; this is encoded by the coding sequence ATGAGCGCCCTCTTCAAAAAACTCATCCAGGAAGCCACCCGGCTGACCCGCCATGGCAGCCTGCAGGACGCCACCCGCGCCATCCAGCAGGCGCTGGGCCGCGCTAGTGCGGCATCCAAGCCGCCCGCCGCCTCCGCCTGGAAAAACGACAGCGACACCATCGACGTGGTGGCACGCCCCATCCCGCAGCCGGTGTCAGAACCCGTGCGCCCGCTGCACACCCCACTGGAGCCCGCCTCCAACGATGGCCCCGGCGAATTCACCGAGGCCACGTTTGCCCACGCAGGCACCACCCGCAGCTACAAGCTCTACACCCCGCCGCACGCCATTGCCCAACCGGCGCAACCCTTGCCGCTGGTACTGATGCTGCACGGCTGCACCCAGAACCCCGACGACTTCGCCACGGGCACGGGCATGAACGCGCTGGCGCTGGCGCACGGCTTCGTGGTGGTCTACCCCGCGCAAAACCAGAAGGCCAACGCCCAGCGCTGTTGGAACTGGTTCACCCCCGCCGACCAGCAGCGCGACACCGGCGAAGCCGCCTGGCTGGCCGCCCTGGTCCACCAGGTCACCCAACTGCGTGCCATCGACCCAGACCGCGTCTACGTAGCCGGCCTGTCCGCAGGCGGTGCCATGGCCAGCATCCTGGGCCACACCCACCCCGACGTGTTTGCCGCCGTGGGCGTGCATTCCGGCCTGGCCTGCGGCGTGGCCAGCAACGTGATCGGCGCCCTGTCGGTCATGAAAAATGGCCGTACCGCCGCCGCGGCCACCTCCAAAACATCCAAGCTCCCCACCATCGTCTTCCACGGCGATGCCGACAAAACCGTGCACCCGCACAACGCCGAAGCCGTGCTGCAAACCGCCATCGGCCAAGCCACCACCACCGCCCAGATGAGCAAGGGCAGTGCCGCCCGCGGCCAAAGCTACACCCGTACCACCTACCAAACCCCCAATGGCAGCAGCATCGCTGAAAACTGGACCCTGCACGGCGCGGGCCATGCCTGGTCGGGCGGTAGCGCCAAAGGCAGCTACACCGACCCGCTGGGCCCGGACGCCTCGGCCGAGATGTGGCGCTTCTTTGCGGAGCACCCGCGCAAGCCGGTGCACTAA
- a CDS encoding rhodanese-related sulfurtransferase, with product MPEFLTAAFYQFVALPDYTALQAPLQACCEAHGVKGMVLLATEGINGTIAGPPDGVRAVLAWLRSDPRLAALQHKEAHAQHDPFYRMKVRLKREIVTLGVPGVDPTQLAGQYVKPADWNALISDPDVVVVDTRNDYEVAIGSFEGALNPHTRSFAELPEWVEQARAEGQPLADSPRKPKVAMFCTGGIRCEKSTAYLRAQGFDEVYHLEGGILKYLETVPEADSLWRGQCFVFDERVSVGHGLVPGGLELCRSCRHPLTEVDLASPQFERGVACARCADQTTEAQKQGFRERERQMALAHARQTLHVGAKQKN from the coding sequence ATGCCTGAATTTCTAACCGCCGCCTTCTACCAATTCGTCGCCCTGCCCGACTACACGGCCCTGCAAGCCCCGCTGCAGGCCTGCTGCGAGGCGCACGGGGTCAAAGGCATGGTGCTGCTGGCCACCGAGGGCATCAACGGCACCATCGCCGGGCCGCCGGATGGCGTGCGCGCCGTGCTGGCCTGGCTGCGCAGCGACCCGCGGCTGGCAGCTTTGCAGCACAAAGAGGCCCACGCCCAGCACGATCCGTTTTACCGCATGAAGGTGCGGCTCAAGCGCGAAATCGTCACACTGGGCGTGCCGGGCGTCGACCCGACCCAGCTGGCCGGGCAGTACGTAAAACCGGCCGACTGGAACGCGCTGATCAGCGACCCGGACGTGGTGGTGGTCGATACCCGCAACGACTACGAGGTGGCCATCGGCAGCTTTGAAGGCGCGCTCAACCCGCACACCCGCAGCTTTGCCGAGCTGCCCGAATGGGTGGAGCAAGCCCGCGCCGAGGGCCAGCCGCTGGCCGATTCCCCGCGCAAGCCCAAGGTCGCCATGTTCTGCACCGGTGGCATCCGCTGCGAAAAGTCCACCGCCTACCTGCGCGCCCAGGGCTTTGACGAGGTCTACCACCTCGAAGGCGGCATCCTGAAATATTTGGAGACCGTGCCCGAGGCCGACAGCCTGTGGCGCGGCCAGTGCTTTGTATTTGACGAGCGCGTCTCGGTAGGCCACGGCCTGGTGCCGGGCGGGCTGGAGCTGTGCCGCTCCTGCCGCCACCCGCTGACCGAAGTCGATCTGGCATCGCCCCAGTTCGAGCGCGGCGTGGCATGCGCCCGCTGTGCCGACCAGACCACCGAGGCCCAAAAACAAGGCTTTCGCGAGCGCGAGCGGCAAATGGCGCTGGCGCACGCGCGCCAGACGCTGCACGTGGGCGCCAAGCAGAAGAACTAG
- a CDS encoding glutathione S-transferase → MRARLALAVGGQTVELREVVLRHKPPELLAASPKGTVPVLVLPDGSVIDQSLDIMRWALAHHDPAGWLQPPLDEMLALIAAVDGPFKHHLDRYKYPGRYEDDSCSRPPDGHRGALGHMVSGWEQRLAGQPYLFGPQPALADMAIAPFVRQCAHVDAAWFAAQPWPRVQKWLADFENSALFVQVMQKVVPWESGSAGVPFPTAP, encoded by the coding sequence ATGCGGGCGCGGCTGGCGCTGGCGGTGGGCGGCCAAACGGTGGAACTACGCGAAGTGGTGCTGCGCCACAAGCCGCCCGAGCTGCTGGCGGCATCCCCCAAGGGCACGGTGCCGGTGCTGGTGCTGCCCGATGGCAGCGTCATCGACCAAAGCCTGGACATCATGCGTTGGGCATTGGCGCACCACGACCCTGCAGGCTGGCTGCAGCCGCCGCTGGACGAGATGCTGGCGCTGATTGCGGCAGTGGACGGCCCCTTCAAACACCACCTGGACCGCTACAAATACCCGGGGCGCTATGAAGACGATAGCTGCTCACGCCCACCAGATGGGCACAGGGGTGCGTTGGGGCATATGGTTTCTGGTTGGGAGCAGCGCCTGGCCGGGCAACCCTACCTGTTCGGCCCGCAGCCTGCGCTGGCGGATATGGCGATCGCGCCGTTCGTGCGCCAGTGCGCCCACGTCGATGCGGCCTGGTTTGCCGCCCAGCCCTGGCCACGGGTCCAAAAGTGGCTGGCAGACTTTGAAAACTCCGCCTTGTTTGTGCAGGTGATGCAGAAAGTGGTGCCGTGGGAATCGGGCAGCGCGGGCGTGCCCTTTCCTACAGCGCCTTGA
- a CDS encoding acyltransferase family protein, whose product MPISTPRTSRASRIPLLDVLKGLACMLIVAHHLVFYGPMSTTAYPLASELMDWLFSYGRMAVQVFLVLGGYLAASTLAPEGVARFEGSWQQVQRRFVRLSTPYLAALLFGLLAAEVARYGMEHPSIPSEPSLPQLLAHVFMLQDLLGYEALSAGVWYVAIDFQLFVLAVLVFSFARVWSARWLAPLLVVGLTSASLLYFNLDANFDTLGLYFAGAYGLGMLAFWAGRSARPWAWLVALAVLGLGALALDYRERIAVALVTALVLGVLQASPWARQWSPLPRVQRLGQMSYSVFLVHFSVCLLVNTVFAQYFPTQPWMNAAGMLLAFALSLRSGQWLYRNVETRLISMPSALRLQGSFLAAGLLLMGLKAL is encoded by the coding sequence ATGCCGATTTCTACACCCCGCACTTCCCGAGCTTCCCGCATTCCCTTGCTGGATGTTCTCAAAGGCCTGGCCTGCATGCTCATCGTGGCCCACCACCTGGTGTTCTACGGGCCCATGTCGACCACCGCCTACCCGCTGGCCAGCGAACTGATGGACTGGCTGTTCAGCTATGGCCGCATGGCGGTGCAGGTGTTTCTGGTGCTGGGCGGCTATCTGGCGGCCAGCACCCTGGCCCCTGAGGGCGTGGCCCGGTTTGAGGGCTCCTGGCAGCAGGTGCAGCGGCGCTTTGTGCGGCTGTCCACCCCATACCTGGCAGCGCTGCTGTTTGGCCTGCTGGCGGCCGAGGTGGCGCGCTACGGCATGGAGCACCCGTCCATCCCGTCTGAGCCTTCGCTGCCCCAGTTGCTGGCCCATGTGTTCATGCTGCAGGATCTGCTGGGCTATGAGGCCCTGTCCGCGGGGGTGTGGTACGTGGCCATCGACTTCCAGCTGTTTGTACTGGCGGTGCTGGTCTTCAGCTTTGCCCGGGTGTGGTCGGCCCGTTGGCTGGCCCCGTTGCTGGTGGTGGGGCTGACCAGCGCCTCGTTGCTGTACTTCAACCTGGACGCGAATTTCGACACCCTGGGCCTGTACTTTGCCGGTGCCTATGGCCTGGGCATGCTGGCGTTCTGGGCGGGGCGCAGTGCCCGGCCCTGGGCTTGGCTGGTGGCCTTGGCCGTGCTGGGTCTGGGCGCATTGGCGCTGGACTACCGCGAACGTATCGCCGTGGCCCTGGTCACGGCCCTGGTGCTGGGCGTATTGCAGGCCAGTCCCTGGGCGCGCCAGTGGTCGCCGCTGCCGCGCGTGCAGCGCCTGGGGCAAATGTCGTACTCGGTGTTTTTGGTGCATTTTTCGGTATGCCTGCTGGTCAACACCGTGTTTGCCCAGTATTTCCCCACCCAGCCGTGGATGAATGCGGCCGGCATGCTGCTGGCGTTTGCGCTGTCGCTGCGCTCGGGCCAGTGGCTGTACCGCAACGTGGAAACCCGCCTGATCAGCATGCCCTCGGCCTTGCGCCTGCAGGGGAGCTTTTTGGCGGCAGGGCTGCTGCTGATGGGGCTCAAGGCGCTGTAG
- a CDS encoding NAD(P)H-dependent flavin oxidoreductase, with the protein MSKLPAALSALPLPIIASPMFIVSTPQLVIAQCIAGVVGSMPSLNARPAAQLDDWLAEITETLAAYNLAHPDKPAAPFAINQIVHKSNDRLEHDMQACVKFKVPIVITSLGAREDINAAAHSYGGVVLHDIINNKFAHKAIEKGADGLIAVATGAGGHAGIKSPFALVQEIREWFDGPLALSGSIATGGAVLAAQAMGADFAYIGSAFIATTEARAALAYKQAVVDGDSDDIVLSNLFTGVHGNYLAPSIRAAGLDPDHLPESDPTKMNFGGDTAAKAWKDIWGCGQGIGAVRKIQPVADYVAQLSREYAEAKARLCS; encoded by the coding sequence ATGTCCAAGCTTCCCGCTGCTCTGAGCGCCTTGCCACTGCCCATCATCGCTTCGCCGATGTTCATCGTCAGCACGCCGCAGTTGGTGATTGCGCAGTGCATCGCCGGGGTGGTGGGCTCCATGCCGTCGCTGAACGCCCGCCCGGCGGCGCAGCTGGACGACTGGCTGGCCGAGATCACCGAAACCCTGGCGGCCTACAACCTGGCGCACCCCGACAAACCCGCGGCGCCATTTGCCATCAACCAGATCGTGCACAAGTCCAACGACCGGCTGGAGCACGACATGCAGGCCTGCGTGAAGTTCAAGGTGCCCATCGTCATCACCTCGCTGGGGGCGCGCGAGGACATCAACGCCGCCGCCCACAGCTACGGCGGCGTGGTGCTGCACGACATCATCAACAACAAGTTTGCCCACAAGGCGATCGAAAAGGGTGCCGACGGCCTGATCGCCGTGGCCACCGGCGCGGGCGGCCATGCGGGCATCAAGAGCCCGTTTGCGCTGGTCCAGGAAATCCGCGAATGGTTTGACGGCCCGCTGGCCCTGAGCGGCTCCATCGCCACCGGCGGCGCGGTGCTGGCGGCCCAGGCCATGGGCGCTGACTTTGCCTACATCGGCTCGGCTTTCATCGCCACCACCGAAGCGCGGGCCGCACTGGCCTACAAGCAGGCCGTGGTGGACGGCGATTCGGACGACATCGTGCTGAGCAACCTGTTCACCGGCGTGCACGGCAACTACCTGGCGCCCTCGATCCGCGCGGCGGGCCTGGACCCGGACCATCTGCCCGAAAGCGACCCCACCAAGATGAATTTTGGCGGCGACACGGCAGCCAAGGCCTGGAAGGATATTTGGGGCTGCGGGCAAGGTATTGGCGCAGTCCGTAAAATCCAGCCTGTGGCCGACTATGTCGCCCAACTCTCCCGCGAATACGCCGAGGCCAAAGCCCGGCTGTGTTCCTGA